The sequence GTCAAGCCGGGATCGCCGACCTACAGCCAGATCGTCCACACCGTGACGATGCCCAACAAGGGCGACGAGTTTCATCACTTCGGCTGGAATGCCTGCTCCTCCGCTCTGTCGCCGCTCACCGGCCACGCCTTTGTCGAGCGGCGCTATCTCATCATCCCCGGGCTGCGCTCGTCGCGGATCTATATCATCGACACCAAGCCCGATCCGACCCAAGCCAAGATTCACAAGATCATCGAGCCCGATGAAGTCTTCAAGAAGACGGGCTACTCGCGTCCGCACACGATCCATTGCGGGCCGGACGGCATTTACGTCAGCACGCTGGGCGGCGGCGGCAAGGACGGCACCAGCGGACCTCCAGGCGTTTTCATCATGGATTGCGAGACGTTTGAGGTTCTTGGACGATGGGAGATCGACCGCGGTCCGCAGACGCTGCATTATGACTTCTGGTGGAACCTGCCGCGCGACTACATGGTGACGAGCGAATGGGCGTTGCCGCCGCAGTTCGAGAACGGGATCGTCCCGGAGGATCTGCTCGCGAACAAATATGGCCACCGTCTCCACTTCTGGGATCTTCGCGCCCGCCGCAACGTCCAGACCATCGACCTCGGCGCAAATCATCAAATGGCGCTGGAGGTACGACCGGCGCACGATCCGGTTCGCGAATACGGCTTCGTTGGTGTCGTGGTCGACACCACCAACCTCGAGGCGTCGATCTGGACGTGGTGGCGCGAAGGCGGAAAATTCCATGCCGAGAAGACGGCGACGATCCCGCCCGAGCCCGCGCCAAAGGAGAAGCTCCCGCCGCTGCTGCAGGGCTTTGGCGCGGTGCCGCCGCTGGTGACCGACATCGACCTGTCGATGGATGACCGGTTCCTCTATGTCTCGTGCTGGGGCACGGGTGAAATGCGTCAGTACGACGTCAGCGATCCCAGAAAGCCGAAGCTCGCGGGCTCGGTCCATATCGGCGGCATCGCGCGCCGCACCCCGCATCCAAATGGCAAGGC comes from Bradyrhizobium sp. CCGE-LA001 and encodes:
- a CDS encoding selenium-binding protein SBP56-related protein — its product is MTMRPDPTFHASPRLAMEAPAENFAYTLLLSPDFSKPDALAVIDVKPGSPTYSQIVHTVTMPNKGDEFHHFGWNACSSALSPLTGHAFVERRYLIIPGLRSSRIYIIDTKPDPTQAKIHKIIEPDEVFKKTGYSRPHTIHCGPDGIYVSTLGGGGKDGTSGPPGVFIMDCETFEVLGRWEIDRGPQTLHYDFWWNLPRDYMVTSEWALPPQFENGIVPEDLLANKYGHRLHFWDLRARRNVQTIDLGANHQMALEVRPAHDPVREYGFVGVVVDTTNLEASIWTWWREGGKFHAEKTATIPPEPAPKEKLPPLLQGFGAVPPLVTDIDLSMDDRFLYVSCWGTGEMRQYDVSDPRKPKLAGSVHIGGIARRTPHPNGKAFAAGPQMVEVSRDGRRVYWTNSLYSTWDDQFYPDGVPGVEVMANAGRNGGLELDKDYFVSFPDGYRAHQIRLEGGDCSTDSFCYPSV